One part of the Armatimonadota bacterium genome encodes these proteins:
- a CDS encoding ferrous iron transport protein A, producing the protein MTLDQVDIGGKAVITAVHLEGAERRRIFDLGLSIGTIVEAVRRSPLGDPVAYRVRGSTIALRKEQASRIEVEIG; encoded by the coding sequence ATGACGCTCGACCAGGTGGACATAGGCGGCAAGGCAGTCATAACGGCTGTCCATCTTGAGGGGGCCGAGCGGAGGCGCATCTTCGACCTCGGCCTCTCGATCGGTACGATCGTCGAGGCGGTGCGCCGAAGTCCGTTGGGAGATCCGGTCGCTTATCGGGTTCGCGGATCGACCATTGCCCTGCGCAAAGAGCAGGCTAGCCGCATCGAGGTAGAAATAGGATGA
- a CDS encoding ferrous iron transporter B has protein sequence MAASDLLRAAEQHRAQLGDRLHDAVVGALYQEASSIAARAQSKVGERRKMRLDMVIDNLLTSRVFGFPIMLLMLAGVFWLTIAGSNVPSSLLGDFLVGTVYGWLHSGAAAISAPTWLTGIFIDGVYLSMAWVTSVMLPPMAIFFPLFTLLEDLGYLPRVAFNLDRAFKSAGAHGKQALTMMMGFGCNAAGVTSTRIIDSPRERLIAILTNNFSICNGRWPTLILMATIFLGAAAPPAMASFVAASAVVGIAVLGIFFALVVSRGLSRTILKGEVSAFTLELPPYRRPRVWQTLYTSIIDRTLIVLWRAVVMAAPAGAVIWLISNLSVGDQSIAYWMVSGLNPLGVLVGLNGVILVAYIVAIPANEIVIPSILMLTLNMARSGLAQQGVMIELEDFETRKTLVELGGWTWLTGMNLMLFSLLHNPCSTTLWTIYKETGSKKWTLLSAAIPLALGFAVCLITATIVRAFGWV, from the coding sequence ATGGCTGCGAGCGATTTGCTGAGAGCGGCGGAACAGCATCGGGCTCAGTTGGGCGACCGATTGCACGACGCGGTGGTCGGCGCTCTCTATCAGGAGGCTTCCAGCATCGCAGCCCGAGCGCAGAGCAAGGTTGGCGAGCGTCGAAAGATGCGTCTAGACATGGTTATAGACAACCTGCTCACCAGTCGCGTTTTCGGCTTCCCGATCATGCTTTTGATGCTGGCGGGCGTCTTTTGGCTCACTATTGCGGGGTCGAACGTGCCATCGTCCCTGTTGGGCGATTTCTTGGTCGGCACGGTCTATGGTTGGTTGCACTCGGGCGCGGCGGCGATCTCTGCGCCAACCTGGCTCACTGGCATCTTCATCGATGGCGTCTACTTGTCTATGGCCTGGGTTACCAGCGTCATGCTGCCGCCGATGGCGATCTTCTTCCCGCTCTTTACGCTGCTGGAAGACTTGGGCTATCTGCCTCGCGTAGCGTTCAACCTGGATCGCGCCTTTAAGTCTGCAGGAGCGCACGGCAAACAGGCGCTCACCATGATGATGGGCTTTGGCTGCAATGCGGCAGGCGTTACCAGCACGCGCATCATCGACAGCCCGCGCGAGAGGCTGATCGCCATTCTGACCAACAATTTCTCAATCTGCAACGGTCGCTGGCCGACGCTGATTCTGATGGCGACGATCTTTTTGGGCGCCGCGGCGCCTCCGGCCATGGCCAGTTTCGTCGCCGCCAGCGCGGTCGTTGGTATCGCCGTTTTGGGCATCTTCTTCGCGCTCGTCGTCAGCCGGGGATTGAGCCGCACGATCCTGAAGGGAGAGGTTTCGGCCTTTACATTGGAGCTTCCGCCCTATCGCCGGCCGCGCGTTTGGCAAACGCTTTACACGTCTATTATCGATCGCACGCTGATTGTTTTGTGGCGCGCGGTGGTGATGGCCGCACCGGCGGGAGCCGTGATCTGGCTGATCAGCAACCTCTCTGTCGGCGACCAATCGATCGCCTACTGGATGGTGTCGGGATTGAACCCGCTGGGCGTGCTGGTCGGGCTGAACGGCGTGATTCTGGTCGCTTACATCGTGGCCATACCGGCCAACGAGATCGTGATCCCCAGCATCTTGATGCTGACGCTGAACATGGCGCGGTCTGGCCTGGCGCAACAGGGCGTGATGATTGAATTGGAGGACTTTGAGACGCGCAAAACGTTGGTCGAGTTGGGCGGCTGGACATGGCTGACGGGTATGAATCTGATGCTTTTCAGCCTGCTGCACAACCCCTGCAGCACGACGCTGTGGACGATCTACAAGGAGACCGGCAGCAAGAAATGGACTCTGCTGTCGGCGGCGATTCCTTTGGCTCTCGGCTTTGCGGTCTGTCTGATCACAGCGACGATCGTGCGAGCCTTTGGCTGGGTATAG
- a CDS encoding 50S ribosome-binding GTPase has protein sequence MNATDACGSCSNCSIAQLKRLGLNISGFDYIVALAGNPNTGKSTIFNALTGMRQHVGNWPGKTVMRAEGAFSSGSAKFKLVDLPGTYSLLSQSADEEIARDFILFGRPDVTVVVVDATCLERNLNLVLQVLEITGRVVIALNLMDEAKRNGIEVDARALAKDLGVPVVPMAARHGVGVPELVSAIDEVAKSDHPPAPRRTAKLPANVEAAVDDLAERIEREFQGLPNARWVALRLLEGDPSVVREVKNGTLGESVHSVSMKQAAGGA, from the coding sequence ATGAACGCCACGGACGCCTGCGGCTCTTGCTCGAACTGCTCGATCGCACAGCTCAAGCGACTGGGGCTGAACATCTCAGGATTCGACTACATCGTGGCGTTGGCGGGTAACCCGAATACGGGCAAGAGCACCATTTTCAACGCTCTGACGGGGATGCGCCAGCACGTGGGCAATTGGCCGGGCAAGACCGTCATGCGGGCCGAGGGAGCGTTCTCCAGCGGATCGGCCAAGTTCAAGTTGGTCGATCTTCCGGGCACCTACTCGCTTCTCTCTCAAAGCGCCGACGAGGAGATCGCGCGGGACTTCATTCTATTTGGCCGTCCGGACGTTACGGTAGTCGTGGTCGATGCGACTTGCCTTGAGCGCAACCTCAATCTTGTGCTACAGGTGTTAGAAATCACCGGTCGGGTTGTGATCGCGCTCAACTTGATGGACGAGGCAAAGCGAAACGGCATCGAAGTGGACGCCCGAGCGCTGGCCAAGGACTTGGGCGTTCCGGTCGTGCCTATGGCTGCTCGGCATGGCGTCGGCGTGCCCGAATTGGTCTCGGCGATCGATGAGGTTGCAAAAAGCGACCATCCTCCCGCGCCAAGGCGCACTGCCAAGCTTCCTGCCAACGTTGAAGCGGCCGTAGACGACTTAGCAGAGAGAATCGAACGCGAGTTTCAAGGATTGCCCAATGCGCGATGGGTGGCGCTGAGACTCTTGGAAGGCGATCCGAGCGTCGTGCGAGAAGTTAAGAACGGCACCTTGGGCGAATCGGTTCACAGCGTCTCAATGAAACAGGCGGCGGGAGGCGCATAG